Proteins encoded within one genomic window of uncultured Draconibacterium sp.:
- a CDS encoding inorganic phosphate transporter: MENFYLVLVVVLFALAISDLIVGVSNDAVNFLNSAIGSKAAPKWIIFLMASLGILVGATFSNGMMEVARKGIFHPDQFYFAEIMVIFLAVMITDIILLDMFNTFGMPTSTTVSIVFELLGAAVAVSVVKIRTAGGSVVAELYHYINSEKALAIVGGILLSVFVAFTVGAIVMYLTRLLFSFEYGKSLKYFGSAFGGLAITGITYFMLIKGIRGSSFAGMELSGGETLYEWIKHNTSNVLLLSFVGWTIIIQLLRWIFKIDILRVIVLVGTFSLALAFAGNDLVNFIGVPVAGFKSFQAWTASGMSPETFSMDKLAGKSSTPIFMLLISGLVMVVTLIMSKKAQAVTKTEINLARQSEGMERFGSSLIARLMVRSSINFNKSISRSMPSTVRESVRRRFTPVPLGPANEPETPAFDKIRASVNLVTASILIAIATSFTLPLSTTYVTFMVAMGTSLSDRAWDRESAVYRISGVFAVIGGWFLTAIIAFTVAGLVALLISVGGKFLIFVFVAIAIFMVIRTQFLFKKRNNKAIEEEEEAFDETDGVEKVMQKCKKHCVNALVSSNKAFSDGVESFLKENRADLKESILLKDKLNSKSKKIKSKIFDTLSKIEDHVDTGHFYVQVVDYQREIAHSLNFLIQPLFEHLDNQHKPFSKEQAEELQVLATKLDEFYSFGLAMIQENTFDKLDELIVKRDEIVDYLKKTEKNQIKRIKLKDVNTRNSVLYFNINSETKNLLLHSINLIKAHRDFVSYSVENSK; the protein is encoded by the coding sequence ATGGAAAATTTTTATTTGGTTCTGGTTGTCGTTCTGTTTGCTTTGGCAATCTCCGACTTAATTGTTGGTGTTAGTAACGACGCAGTAAACTTTTTAAACTCTGCAATTGGTTCGAAAGCCGCACCTAAATGGATTATCTTTTTGATGGCAAGTTTGGGTATTCTGGTTGGAGCAACCTTCTCTAACGGAATGATGGAAGTAGCTCGAAAAGGGATCTTTCATCCTGATCAGTTTTATTTTGCCGAAATCATGGTCATATTCCTGGCCGTGATGATTACGGATATTATTCTGCTCGACATGTTTAATACTTTCGGAATGCCAACTTCAACAACGGTTTCCATTGTGTTTGAACTGTTAGGTGCTGCGGTAGCGGTTTCGGTAGTTAAAATTAGAACTGCCGGCGGATCGGTTGTTGCCGAGCTGTATCACTACATAAATTCCGAAAAGGCGCTGGCTATAGTTGGCGGAATTCTGCTTTCGGTGTTTGTGGCTTTTACAGTGGGGGCAATTGTAATGTACCTCACCCGGTTACTTTTTTCGTTTGAATACGGTAAAAGTTTAAAGTATTTCGGATCGGCATTTGGCGGTTTGGCCATTACCGGTATTACCTATTTTATGTTGATTAAAGGTATTCGGGGCTCGTCGTTTGCCGGTATGGAACTTTCGGGAGGTGAAACATTGTACGAATGGATAAAACATAATACATCAAATGTACTTTTGTTGAGTTTTGTTGGTTGGACAATTATTATTCAGTTATTACGCTGGATCTTTAAAATCGACATCCTTAGAGTAATTGTATTGGTTGGAACCTTCTCACTGGCGCTGGCATTTGCCGGAAACGATTTGGTAAACTTCATCGGGGTACCGGTTGCCGGTTTTAAATCGTTCCAGGCGTGGACAGCTTCGGGTATGAGTCCCGAAACTTTCTCGATGGATAAACTGGCCGGGAAAAGCAGTACTCCAATATTCATGCTGTTAATATCAGGGCTGGTAATGGTTGTTACCCTGATTATGTCGAAAAAAGCGCAGGCAGTAACAAAAACCGAAATTAACCTGGCACGCCAGTCGGAAGGAATGGAGCGTTTTGGCTCGTCGTTGATTGCACGTTTAATGGTGCGCAGTAGTATCAATTTCAATAAATCGATCAGCCGTTCAATGCCTTCAACTGTGCGCGAATCGGTAAGGCGCCGTTTTACTCCTGTACCATTGGGGCCTGCAAACGAACCGGAAACTCCGGCTTTTGATAAAATTCGTGCATCGGTAAACCTGGTAACGGCCAGTATTCTTATTGCCATTGCTACATCGTTTACATTGCCGCTTTCTACCACTTACGTAACGTTTATGGTGGCTATGGGTACTTCGTTATCCGACCGCGCATGGGATCGTGAAAGTGCTGTTTACCGAATTTCCGGAGTGTTTGCTGTAATTGGCGGATGGTTTTTAACTGCAATAATTGCTTTTACCGTTGCGGGTTTGGTAGCATTGTTGATTTCAGTAGGTGGTAAATTTCTGATTTTCGTGTTTGTGGCCATCGCTATTTTTATGGTAATTCGTACACAATTCCTGTTTAAAAAGCGTAACAACAAAGCTATTGAAGAAGAAGAAGAGGCTTTTGACGAAACTGACGGGGTTGAAAAAGTAATGCAGAAATGTAAAAAACATTGTGTAAATGCATTGGTTTCATCGAACAAAGCTTTTTCTGACGGGGTTGAAAGTTTCCTTAAGGAAAACCGGGCGGATTTGAAAGAAAGTATCTTGTTGAAAGATAAACTGAATTCAAAGTCGAAAAAGATAAAGAGCAAGATATTCGATACGCTTTCAAAAATTGAGGACCATGTTGATACCGGGCATTTTTATGTTCAGGTGGTTGACTATCAGCGCGAAATAGCACATTCGTTAAACTTTCTGATACAGCCTTTATTCGAGCATCTGGATAATCAGCATAAGCCATTCTCTAAAGAACAAGCCGAAGAGTTACAAGTATTGGCCACAAAACTTGATGAGTTTTACAGTTTCGGGTTGGCGATGATTCAGGAAAACACTTTCGATAAGC
- a CDS encoding inorganic phosphate transporter, giving the protein MENFYLILVVVLFALAISDLIVGVSNDAVNFLNSAVGSKAAPKWVIFLMASLGVLIGATFSSGMMEVARKGIFHPEMFVFSEIMIIFLAVMITDVILLDMFNTFGMPTSTTVSIVFELLGAAVAVSVVKIKAAGGSALMELSQYINSSKALAIITGILLSVFIAFTVGAIVQYLTRLVFTFKYRGPMKYFGSIFGGLAITAITYFIVIKGMKGSTYAGIELSSGETIQEWLKHHTGLMLLYSFGFWVVLIQLLKWVFNIKILKVVVLAGTFALAMAFAGNDLVNFIGVPLAGYNSFQAWIAQGATNPDTFSMAMLAGKVGTPTFMLLIAGLVMIVTLIMSKKAKSVIATSLDLSRQNEGDERFGSSFAARVIVRGTTKFNKRLRSVLPSSVTERVSSRFEPHTYVREDDQDPPSFDKVRASVNLVVASILIAIGTSLKLPLSTTYVTFMVAMGTSLSDRAWDRESAVYRISGVFAVIGGWFLTALIAFTVSGIVALIIALSGKFMIFVFVVVAIIMVIRTHTMMKKRDQQAAEEDEEIEEADAHEQILEKSSRQMINAVKSSDLIVTDGIESFLKEDRAGLKKVEESCKKFSKKAKKNRDKVYSTVTKFTEGTLDTSHFYVQMMEHKREMAHAVHFMLEPMIKHVENNHKPFIEEQHTELLDITKRIDKFFKSVLKDMESKTFEDLEQVIEERDDILEQIYRIEKNQIKRIKNKMVNTRNSQLFFKLISEMEYLLLHTVNLLKAYRDFITNTLQKNN; this is encoded by the coding sequence ATGGAAAACTTTTACCTGATTCTTGTAGTCGTACTCTTTGCTTTAGCTATTTCTGACCTTATTGTAGGAGTAAGTAACGATGCTGTAAACTTTCTTAATTCTGCAGTTGGTTCGAAAGCCGCTCCCAAATGGGTGATCTTTTTAATGGCAAGTTTAGGAGTGCTTATAGGAGCTACTTTCTCGAGTGGTATGATGGAAGTAGCACGAAAGGGAATTTTTCATCCCGAGATGTTCGTCTTTTCCGAAATCATGATCATTTTTCTGGCAGTAATGATAACTGATGTTATTCTGCTCGATATGTTTAATACCTTCGGGATGCCTACTTCAACAACGGTTTCAATTGTTTTTGAATTGCTTGGAGCTGCCGTTGCAGTGTCGGTGGTTAAAATTAAGGCTGCCGGAGGATCTGCATTAATGGAGTTGTCGCAGTATATTAACTCGAGTAAAGCACTGGCAATTATAACCGGAATTCTGCTCTCGGTGTTTATTGCCTTTACCGTTGGTGCAATTGTACAGTATTTAACCCGCCTGGTGTTTACCTTTAAATATCGCGGGCCAATGAAATATTTTGGTTCCATCTTTGGCGGATTGGCCATTACAGCCATTACCTACTTTATTGTTATTAAGGGAATGAAAGGCTCTACATACGCAGGTATTGAGTTGAGTAGTGGCGAAACTATTCAGGAATGGTTAAAACACCACACCGGATTAATGTTGCTTTACAGCTTCGGATTTTGGGTAGTTTTAATTCAGTTGCTAAAATGGGTTTTCAACATTAAAATATTAAAGGTTGTAGTACTGGCCGGAACATTTGCATTGGCAATGGCTTTTGCCGGGAACGACCTGGTGAACTTTATTGGTGTGCCACTGGCTGGTTACAATTCGTTCCAGGCCTGGATTGCACAAGGAGCTACTAATCCTGATACTTTCTCGATGGCCATGCTGGCAGGGAAGGTGGGAACTCCAACTTTTATGTTGCTTATTGCCGGATTGGTGATGATTGTTACGCTGATTATGTCAAAGAAGGCAAAATCGGTAATTGCCACTTCGCTCGATTTATCGCGCCAAAATGAAGGAGATGAACGCTTTGGTTCGTCGTTTGCAGCGCGGGTAATTGTTCGCGGAACAACAAAATTCAACAAGCGATTAAGAAGTGTATTGCCATCGTCGGTAACCGAAAGAGTGAGTTCGCGATTTGAACCGCACACTTATGTTCGCGAAGACGATCAGGATCCGCCATCGTTCGATAAAGTTCGGGCATCGGTAAACCTGGTTGTGGCAAGTATTTTAATTGCTATTGGTACTTCGCTGAAACTTCCGTTATCAACCACTTACGTAACATTTATGGTTGCAATGGGTACTTCGTTATCCGATCGTGCGTGGGACCGCGAGAGTGCCGTTTACCGTATTTCGGGTGTTTTTGCTGTAATTGGTGGTTGGTTTTTAACCGCTTTAATCGCTTTTACCGTTTCGGGTATTGTGGCACTAATAATTGCACTGAGTGGCAAATTCATGATTTTCGTGTTTGTGGTTGTAGCCATTATAATGGTTATCCGCACGCATACCATGATGAAAAAACGCGATCAGCAAGCCGCTGAAGAAGATGAAGAAATTGAAGAGGCTGATGCACACGAGCAAATTCTTGAGAAAAGCTCAAGACAAATGATAAATGCCGTAAAATCGAGTGATTTGATTGTTACGGATGGAATTGAAAGCTTTTTGAAAGAAGACCGGGCCGGATTGAAAAAGGTAGAGGAATCTTGTAAAAAATTCTCGAAAAAGGCGAAGAAAAACCGCGATAAAGTTTATTCAACGGTTACGAAATTCACTGAGGGAACATTGGATACCAGTCATTTTTATGTGCAAATGATGGAGCACAAACGCGAAATGGCACACGCCGTGCATTTTATGTTGGAACCAATGATTAAACACGTGGAGAATAACCACAAGCCATTTATTGAAGAGCAGCATACCGAATTACTGGACATCACAAAACGAATTGATAAGTTCTTTAAATCGGTGTTGAAGGATATGGAAAGTAAGACTTTTGAAGACCTTGAGCAAGTAATTGAAGAGCGCGACGATATTCTGGAACAAATTTACAGGATTGAGAAAAACCAGATTAAACGTATTAAAAACAAAATGGTTAATACGCGTAACTCTCAGTTGTTCTTTAAGTTGATTTCGGAGATGGAATACTTGTTATTGCACACGGTAAATCTGCTAAAGGCTTATCGCGATTTTATAACAAATACGCTACAGAAGAATAATTAA
- a CDS encoding ATP-binding protein, which yields MRTYSSKFLAILVAVILTLLAFGITMLAHYFGENILVITISTAAFFVAAYFSILYIIKKYIIDRIRPLYNTIRDLPLSGKKMEEKIDSNSLLLNVKYEVEEWAKSQLKEIERLKELEKYRKDFVGNVSHELKTPIFNIQGYVLTLLEGGLEDPKINKLYLKRTEKSIDRMVSIVEDLESITKLESGELKLNMTRFDIVKTVEEVIEMEHWQASESQISVQIVNKPDRPIFVRADKKRILEVVTNLIVNGVKYGKQNGYVNISFHDLEDNIIVEVADNGIGIDKKDLRRIFERFFRVDKSRSREQGGTGLGLSIVKHIIEAHNQSINVRSVLDQGTTFNFTLEKQK from the coding sequence ATGAGAACATATTCTTCGAAATTTCTTGCCATACTGGTTGCCGTTATTTTAACCTTGTTGGCATTTGGTATTACAATGCTGGCACACTACTTTGGCGAGAACATCTTGGTTATAACCATTTCTACTGCAGCCTTTTTTGTAGCCGCCTATTTTTCCATTTTATACATTATTAAAAAATACATTATCGACCGAATACGGCCATTGTATAACACCATTCGCGATCTACCATTGAGTGGAAAAAAAATGGAGGAAAAAATCGATTCGAACAGTTTGCTGCTAAACGTAAAATACGAGGTTGAAGAATGGGCCAAGTCGCAGTTAAAAGAAATTGAACGGTTGAAAGAGCTGGAAAAATACCGCAAAGATTTTGTTGGAAACGTATCGCACGAATTAAAAACACCAATTTTCAATATACAAGGGTATGTACTTACGCTTTTGGAAGGCGGATTGGAAGATCCGAAGATTAATAAACTTTACCTGAAACGAACAGAAAAAAGTATCGACCGGATGGTATCGATCGTTGAAGATTTGGAATCGATCACCAAACTGGAATCGGGTGAATTGAAACTGAATATGACCCGTTTTGATATCGTTAAAACCGTTGAGGAAGTTATTGAAATGGAACACTGGCAGGCATCAGAAAGCCAGATATCGGTCCAGATTGTTAATAAACCCGATCGGCCCATTTTTGTACGTGCCGACAAAAAACGTATTCTTGAAGTGGTTACCAACCTCATCGTTAACGGGGTAAAATATGGCAAACAAAACGGCTATGTTAACATCTCGTTTCACGATTTGGAGGACAATATAATTGTTGAAGTTGCCGATAACGGAATTGGAATCGACAAAAAAGACCTTCGACGTATTTTTGAGCGCTTCTTCCGTGTCGACAAATCGCGTTCGCGCGAGCAAGGTGGTACCGGACTTGGCCTTTCGATTGTAAAACACATTATCGAAGCTCATAATCAATCTATTAACGTACGAAGTGTACTCGATCAGGGTACCACATTCAATTTTACACTCGAAAAGCAAAAGTAG
- a CDS encoding response regulator transcription factor — protein sequence MSENQFKVLLVDDELDILEFLSYNLEKEGYEVFTARNGAEAIKVAEKQVPHLIILDVMMPEMDGIAACEELRKIPALSSTVIAFLTARGEDYSQIAGFEAGADDYITKPVRPKVLVSRVKALLKRTGEATQPVEVVDSNTVTIGDLLIDKERYLIRIGDNEMILPRKEFELLSLLVSKPGKVFTREEIYYSVWGENVVVGDRTIDVHIRKLREKIGNEHIKTLKGIGYKFVE from the coding sequence ATGAGTGAAAATCAATTTAAAGTTTTATTAGTTGATGACGAGTTGGATATCCTTGAGTTTCTGAGTTACAACCTTGAAAAAGAAGGATACGAGGTATTTACCGCCAGAAATGGTGCCGAAGCAATAAAAGTTGCAGAAAAACAGGTACCCCACCTCATTATACTCGACGTAATGATGCCCGAAATGGATGGAATTGCTGCATGTGAGGAACTTCGAAAAATTCCGGCACTTAGCAGCACCGTTATAGCCTTTTTAACTGCACGTGGCGAAGACTATTCGCAAATTGCAGGTTTTGAGGCCGGAGCCGACGATTACATTACCAAGCCGGTTCGTCCAAAAGTTTTAGTTAGCCGTGTAAAAGCACTGTTAAAACGTACCGGCGAAGCTACACAACCTGTCGAAGTTGTTGATAGTAATACAGTAACAATTGGAGACTTGCTTATTGACAAAGAACGTTACCTCATTCGCATTGGCGACAACGAAATGATATTGCCAAGAAAAGAATTTGAATTGCTTTCTCTTTTGGTTTCGAAACCAGGAAAAGTATTTACCCGCGAGGAGATTTACTATTCGGTTTGGGGCGAAAACGTGGTGGTTGGTGACCGGACAATCGATGTTCACATCCGCAAACTACGCGAAAAAATTGGCAACGAGCACATTAAAACGCTCAAAGGAATTGGTTATAAATTTGTTGAATAA
- a CDS encoding phosphatase PAP2 family protein, whose translation MSEKIARIISIIFHPVLIPTIGMFLLMHSGFYFELLLWEAKRFVLLVVFFTTCILPLLSVAVLSLNPRFNINMPSNRDRLIPLLSASVFYYLGFILLRKVQAVPEFKLFMLASILVLVVLLIASLKWKISNHMAAIGGLSGTLFALAFRNGVNPVYSVLIVVLLSGLIGTARLILGKHDLKQLVAGYGLGFIVLYLVLYFV comes from the coding sequence ATGTCGGAGAAAATAGCGAGGATAATATCAATAATATTTCACCCGGTATTGATTCCGACGATTGGCATGTTTCTGCTCATGCATTCCGGATTTTATTTCGAATTACTTTTATGGGAAGCCAAACGTTTTGTGCTGTTGGTGGTGTTTTTCACTACGTGTATTTTGCCTTTGCTTTCGGTGGCGGTACTTTCGTTAAATCCGCGCTTTAATATTAATATGCCAAGCAACCGCGATCGTTTAATTCCTTTATTAAGCGCATCGGTTTTTTACTACCTGGGATTTATATTATTACGTAAAGTACAAGCTGTTCCCGAATTCAAATTGTTTATGCTGGCTTCGATACTGGTACTTGTTGTGTTGCTCATTGCTTCGCTAAAGTGGAAGATCAGCAACCACATGGCAGCCATTGGCGGCTTAAGCGGAACCTTGTTTGCACTGGCTTTCCGAAACGGAGTGAACCCGGTTTATTCGGTGTTAATAGTTGTGCTGTTGTCGGGATTGATTGGAACTGCGCGGCTTATTCTGGGTAAACACGATCTGAAACAACTGGTTGCCGGATACGGGCTTGGGTTTATTGTACTTTATCTGGTGCTTTATTTTGTGTAA
- the rpoN gene encoding RNA polymerase factor sigma-54 codes for MEQKLTLQQKLLQKLSPQQIQVIKLLEIPTMQLEQRIKKELEENPVLELESDNPSSVDDQMDDGQDNNPDIDNEEFSMDDYYEDEEIPTYKLNVNNYSKDDKYIDVPFSVGTSFHEFLNEQLGLADLDDEEQQLAEYIIGNIDDDGYLRRDLMAISDDLAFNMNLDVPEEKLEKILLAIQEFDPPGIAARDLRECLLLQLERKESKEFQLAKTIVKDYFQEFTKKHYDKIRSKLELSDEELKKGVDEVLKLNPKPGSSYSNPLNKSNQHIVPDFLLELVDGELSLSLNQRNVPELKINDTYTEMLRTMSQNQKAQKTDKEAVTFVKQKLDSAKWFIDAIHQRQTTLLLTMSEIISFQKEYFQEGDETKLRPMILKDIAERTGLDISTISRVSNSKYIQTHFGIYPLKYFFSEGLAKDDGEEVSTREIKKILQECIEGEDKRRPLTDEKLAKILKEKSYNIARRTVAKYREQMGISVARLRKEL; via the coding sequence ATGGAGCAAAAACTAACATTACAACAGAAGCTGCTCCAAAAGTTATCACCTCAGCAAATTCAGGTGATCAAGCTTTTGGAAATCCCAACTATGCAACTTGAGCAACGGATCAAGAAGGAGCTGGAAGAAAACCCGGTTTTGGAACTGGAATCGGATAATCCCTCGTCGGTTGACGACCAAATGGATGACGGACAGGATAATAATCCGGACATTGACAACGAAGAGTTTTCAATGGACGATTATTACGAGGACGAGGAAATTCCAACCTACAAGTTAAACGTTAATAATTATTCGAAAGACGATAAATACATTGATGTGCCGTTTTCGGTAGGTACAAGTTTTCACGAATTTTTGAATGAGCAACTGGGGCTGGCCGATTTAGATGATGAGGAGCAGCAACTGGCCGAATATATTATCGGAAACATTGATGATGACGGATACCTCCGGAGAGATTTAATGGCCATCAGCGACGATTTGGCTTTTAATATGAATCTCGATGTTCCGGAGGAAAAACTGGAGAAGATTTTACTGGCGATTCAGGAGTTTGATCCACCCGGAATTGCGGCCCGCGATTTACGCGAATGTTTATTGTTACAACTCGAACGGAAAGAGAGCAAGGAGTTTCAATTGGCAAAAACCATTGTAAAAGACTATTTTCAGGAGTTTACAAAAAAGCATTACGACAAAATCAGATCGAAACTGGAGCTTTCGGATGAGGAGCTGAAAAAAGGTGTCGACGAGGTACTTAAGCTAAATCCAAAACCGGGCAGCTCGTACAGTAACCCTTTAAATAAATCGAATCAGCATATTGTTCCCGATTTTCTTCTGGAATTGGTTGACGGGGAATTGAGCCTCTCGTTAAACCAGCGTAATGTTCCGGAGCTTAAAATTAACGACACGTATACCGAGATGCTGAGAACCATGAGCCAAAACCAGAAGGCGCAAAAAACCGACAAAGAAGCGGTAACTTTTGTGAAACAGAAACTGGATTCGGCAAAATGGTTTATCGATGCGATACACCAGCGACAAACTACTTTGTTGCTTACTATGTCGGAAATCATCAGTTTTCAGAAAGAGTATTTTCAGGAAGGCGACGAAACCAAACTTCGCCCGATGATATTAAAAGATATTGCCGAGAGAACCGGGCTCGATATTTCAACCATATCACGGGTTTCGAACAGCAAATACATTCAAACACATTTTGGAATTTACCCGCTTAAATATTTCTTTTCCGAAGGTTTGGCGAAAGACGACGGGGAAGAGGTTTCAACTCGTGAAATCAAAAAAATTCTGCAGGAATGTATTGAGGGCGAGGACAAACGTCGTCCTTTAACTGACGAAAAACTGGCAAAGATCCTAAAAGAGAAATCATACAATATTGCGCGGAGAACCGTTGCAAAATACCGCGAGCAGATGGGAATATCGGTAGCTCGTTTACGTAAAGAATTATAA
- the asnS gene encoding asparagine--tRNA ligase — protein sequence MARLKIKEILKNGETGSEVVAKGWVRTKRGSKNVNFIALNDGSTIHNLQVVVDVANFNEELLQKITTGAAIAVTGELVESAGSGQSVELNAKSIDLLGVADPEKYPIQPKKHSLEFLRENAHLRFRTNTFSAVFRIRHAMAFAIHKYFNEKGFNYLHTPIVTASDAEGAGQMFRVSTLDPKNPPLTEEGEIDYSQDFFGRATNLTVSGQLEGELGALALGEIYTFGPTFRAENSNTTRHLAEFWMIEPEMAFYDLKDNMDLAEEFLKSCIKYALDNCMDDLKFLADRLKQEEKNKPQDQRSMDLIEKLEFVLKNDFVRLPYSEAINILKNSKPYKKKKFQFPVDWGVDLQSEHERYLVEKHFKCPVILTDYPKDIKAFYMKQNDDGKTVGAMDVLFPGIGEIIGGSQREESLEKLTTRMEEMDIPAEEMWWYLDTRRFGSVVHSGFGLGFERLMLFVTGMGNIRDVIAFPRAPKNAEF from the coding sequence ATGGCACGTTTAAAAATCAAAGAGATTCTGAAGAATGGAGAAACAGGCAGCGAAGTAGTTGCCAAAGGTTGGGTAAGGACAAAGCGCGGAAGCAAAAACGTAAATTTTATTGCGCTGAATGATGGATCTACAATTCATAATCTTCAGGTGGTGGTTGATGTTGCAAATTTTAACGAAGAATTACTTCAAAAAATAACAACCGGAGCAGCAATTGCTGTTACCGGAGAATTGGTAGAATCGGCCGGAAGTGGTCAGAGTGTGGAGTTGAATGCAAAATCGATTGATTTGCTGGGAGTTGCCGATCCTGAAAAATATCCGATCCAGCCGAAGAAACACTCGTTGGAGTTCTTGCGCGAAAATGCACACCTGCGTTTCCGTACCAATACGTTTAGCGCGGTTTTTCGTATCCGCCACGCAATGGCTTTTGCCATTCACAAATATTTTAACGAGAAAGGATTTAACTACCTGCACACCCCAATTGTAACGGCCAGCGATGCCGAGGGAGCCGGACAGATGTTCCGCGTTTCAACATTGGATCCAAAAAATCCGCCGTTAACAGAAGAGGGAGAGATAGATTACAGCCAGGACTTTTTCGGAAGAGCTACCAACTTAACCGTTTCGGGGCAATTGGAAGGCGAATTGGGTGCTTTGGCGCTTGGCGAGATTTATACTTTCGGCCCAACATTCCGTGCCGAAAATTCGAACACAACACGTCACCTGGCAGAGTTCTGGATGATCGAACCAGAAATGGCTTTTTACGATCTGAAAGACAACATGGATCTGGCCGAAGAATTCCTGAAATCATGTATAAAATATGCACTCGATAACTGCATGGACGACCTTAAGTTTTTAGCAGATCGCTTAAAGCAGGAGGAGAAAAACAAACCACAAGATCAGCGTTCGATGGATCTGATTGAAAAGCTGGAGTTTGTTTTGAAAAACGATTTTGTGCGTTTGCCATACTCCGAGGCGATTAATATTTTGAAAAACTCGAAACCATATAAAAAGAAAAAATTCCAGTTCCCGGTAGATTGGGGTGTGGATTTACAAAGTGAGCACGAGCGTTACTTGGTAGAGAAACATTTTAAGTGCCCGGTAATTCTTACCGATTATCCGAAAGACATTAAAGCGTTCTACATGAAACAGAACGACGACGGTAAAACGGTTGGCGCAATGGATGTACTTTTTCCCGGTATTGGTGAAATTATTGGAGGTTCGCAGCGTGAGGAGAGTCTTGAAAAGCTGACTACGCGAATGGAAGAAATGGATATTCCGGCCGAAGAAATGTGGTGGTATTTGGATACCCGCCGTTTTGGTTCGGTTGTTCACAGTGGCTTTGGTCTTGGTTTCGAGCGCCTTATGCTTTTTGTTACCGGAATGGGGAACATTCGCGACGTAATCGCATTCCCGCGTGCACCAAAAAATGCCGAATTTTGA
- a CDS encoding PqqD family protein translates to MKITEEIKISDNGFVFNSRTGDSFNLNAFGLELMKYIESGNDFDQIKAQILEKYDIDDLSFEKDFYDFCAILKHHQIISQDNPLDFK, encoded by the coding sequence ATGAAAATTACAGAAGAAATTAAAATCAGCGATAACGGTTTTGTTTTTAATTCGAGAACCGGCGATTCTTTTAACCTGAATGCTTTTGGGCTCGAACTTATGAAATACATTGAATCAGGAAACGATTTTGATCAGATTAAAGCGCAAATCCTGGAAAAGTACGACATCGACGACTTGTCGTTTGAAAAGGATTTTTACGATTTCTGTGCTATACTGAAACATCACCAGATCATTTCTCAGGATAATCCTCTCGATTTCAAATAA